In a genomic window of Epinephelus lanceolatus isolate andai-2023 chromosome 3, ASM4190304v1, whole genome shotgun sequence:
- the septin9b gene encoding septin 9b isoform X5, with protein sequence MSESAKPHLPNPQGKGDKTHGSDFSYVGIDAILEQMRRKAMKQGFELNIMVVGQSGLGKSTLMNTLFKSKVSRKSVQPDPEERIPKTIEIKSISHDIEEKGVRMKLTVIDTPGFGDQINNENCWQPIMKFINDQYEAYLQEEININRKKRIPDSRVHCCIYFIPPTGHCLRPLDVEFMRRLSKVVNIVPVIAKADTLTLEERDFFKQTIREELRANGIDVYPQKEFDEDADDRMINDKIREMIPFAVVGSDQEYQVNGKRILGRKTKWGTIEVENIAHCEFAYLRDLLIRTHMQNIKDITGSIHYESYRVRRLNESNAHFSSQPPDHPAAQPKANGQPEEQPSIVQANGVAAQHEALSHEM encoded by the exons ATGTCAGAGTCCGCCAAGCCCCACCTCCCCAACCCACAGGGAAAGGGGGACAAGACCCATGGCAGCGACTTCAGCTATGTGGGCATCGATGCCATCCTGGAGCAGATGAGGAGGAAGGCCATGAAGCAGGGCTTTGAGCTCAACATCATGGTTGTGG GGCAAAGCGGCCTGGGTAAATCCACTCTCATGAACACCCTGTTCAAATCCAAGGTGAGCCGTAAGTCAGTGCAGCCTGACCCGGAGGAGAGGATCCCCAAGACCATCGAGATCAAGTCCATCAGTCACG aCATTGAGGAGAAAGGAGTGAGGATGAAGCTGACAGTAATTGACACTCCGGGCTTTGGGGATCAGATCAACAATGAAAACTG CTGGCAGCccattatgaagttcatcaacGACCAGTATGAAGCCTACCTGCAGGAAGAAATCAACATCAACAGGAAGAAGAGGATCCCCGACTCCAGGGTGCACTGCTGCATATACTTCATACCTCCCACAGGCCACTG CCTGAGGCCTCTGGATGTGGAGTTCATGAGGCGTCTCAGTAAGGTGGTCAACATCGTTCCCGTCATCGCCAAGGCCGACACACTCACCCTGGAGGAGAGGGACTTCTTTAAACAGACG ATTAGGGAAGAGCTGCGAGCCAACGGAATCGATGTTTACCCTCAGAAAGAGTTTGATGAGGATGCAGACGACAGGATGATCAATGACAAAATCAGG GAGATGatcccttttgctgttgtgggCAGTGACCAGGAGTACCAGGTGAACGGAAAGAGGATTCTGggaaggaaaacaaaatgggGCACCATAGAGG TTGAGAATATTGCACACTGTGAGTTTGCGTACCTGCGAGACCTCCTCATCAG GACACACATGCAGAACATCAAGGACATCACAGGCAGCATCCACTATGAGTCATATCGTGTCCGCCGGTTAAATGAATCCAACGCCCATTTCAGCTCACAACCACCCGACCATCCTGCGGCTCAGCCGAAGGCCAACGGTCAGCCTGAGGAGCAGCCCAGCATTGTGCAGGCCAACGGAGTGGCTGCTCAGCATGAAGCCCTATCCCACGAGATGTAG
- the septin9b gene encoding septin 9b isoform X4 translates to MTSTCSEMYSNHEMDALWSEVSLSHSNMSESAKPHLPNPQGKGDKTHGSDFSYVGIDAILEQMRRKAMKQGFELNIMVVGQSGLGKSTLMNTLFKSKVSRKSVQPDPEERIPKTIEIKSISHDIEEKGVRMKLTVIDTPGFGDQINNENCWQPIMKFINDQYEAYLQEEININRKKRIPDSRVHCCIYFIPPTGHCLRPLDVEFMRRLSKVVNIVPVIAKADTLTLEERDFFKQTIREELRANGIDVYPQKEFDEDADDRMINDKIREMIPFAVVGSDQEYQVNGKRILGRKTKWGTIEVENIAHCEFAYLRDLLIRTHMQNIKDITGSIHYESYRVRRLNESNAHFSSQPPDHPAAQPKANGQPEEQPSIVQANGVAAQHEALSHEM, encoded by the exons ggtcagaggtcagtctGAGCCACAGCAACATGTCAGAGTCCGCCAAGCCCCACCTCCCCAACCCACAGGGAAAGGGGGACAAGACCCATGGCAGCGACTTCAGCTATGTGGGCATCGATGCCATCCTGGAGCAGATGAGGAGGAAGGCCATGAAGCAGGGCTTTGAGCTCAACATCATGGTTGTGG GGCAAAGCGGCCTGGGTAAATCCACTCTCATGAACACCCTGTTCAAATCCAAGGTGAGCCGTAAGTCAGTGCAGCCTGACCCGGAGGAGAGGATCCCCAAGACCATCGAGATCAAGTCCATCAGTCACG aCATTGAGGAGAAAGGAGTGAGGATGAAGCTGACAGTAATTGACACTCCGGGCTTTGGGGATCAGATCAACAATGAAAACTG CTGGCAGCccattatgaagttcatcaacGACCAGTATGAAGCCTACCTGCAGGAAGAAATCAACATCAACAGGAAGAAGAGGATCCCCGACTCCAGGGTGCACTGCTGCATATACTTCATACCTCCCACAGGCCACTG CCTGAGGCCTCTGGATGTGGAGTTCATGAGGCGTCTCAGTAAGGTGGTCAACATCGTTCCCGTCATCGCCAAGGCCGACACACTCACCCTGGAGGAGAGGGACTTCTTTAAACAGACG ATTAGGGAAGAGCTGCGAGCCAACGGAATCGATGTTTACCCTCAGAAAGAGTTTGATGAGGATGCAGACGACAGGATGATCAATGACAAAATCAGG GAGATGatcccttttgctgttgtgggCAGTGACCAGGAGTACCAGGTGAACGGAAAGAGGATTCTGggaaggaaaacaaaatgggGCACCATAGAGG TTGAGAATATTGCACACTGTGAGTTTGCGTACCTGCGAGACCTCCTCATCAG GACACACATGCAGAACATCAAGGACATCACAGGCAGCATCCACTATGAGTCATATCGTGTCCGCCGGTTAAATGAATCCAACGCCCATTTCAGCTCACAACCACCCGACCATCCTGCGGCTCAGCCGAAGGCCAACGGTCAGCCTGAGGAGCAGCCCAGCATTGTGCAGGCCAACGGAGTGGCTGCTCAGCATGAAGCCCTATCCCACGAGATGTAG